A region from the Cydia amplana chromosome 7, ilCydAmpl1.1, whole genome shotgun sequence genome encodes:
- the LOC134649542 gene encoding uncharacterized protein LOC134649542 yields MKWDNGIVQVGKIEEASPFLSWHDPDPFKVAFVGVHTGFGSTGTWKIDNVPSEPKNIDNDVFTEDNVQYQFFPVYGTSTKFKVHARNDAHIALASIPRESGPMYEIVIGGWSNTKSVIRRRSCFPWEREEIQTPNILGGSEYRGFWVRWESATILVGRQGEAKPFMTWLDLEPMSVSYFGVHTGFGATGLWDIDNLQNGEGSKSLLPTGDNTEYQFFQISGRSVNFKVRANNDVHVGLFSEPRETDPMYEIVIGGWGNTKSVIRKKYCYQKVEKDEVSTPNYLNEYQDRGFWVRWKNGKISVGQEGSKRAFMSWDDLNPIRVTHMGLHTGFGSTGTWKIKNESRNNAEEQIVTGDSLQYQYFPISSTSLYFKVRARNDVHVGLTSGPQDTDPMYEIVIGGWANSKSVIRKRCCLPPERDEVQTPEILDDAGFRTFWMSWDKGNVMAGREGETSPFLKWQDPDPFPVSYLGVHTGFGSSGTWKLGSSTIDDRVSHRPVVIPLVLPAETPAPAVCAPTQTRLFTGTACAGQVVFEENFDALREDVWQIQQYVPIDHPELPFVSYQRFTVSVKNGYLRITPALQQVQPGFTYYSLYGSLDLYNGCTSGQSSSCHIEASDGASIIPPVVGGRLISKSSFAFTYGIISVRAKLPQGDWIYPEILLEPLIKKYVYGTKNSGMLKIACARGNLDLTKGTTQFGNKVLYSGPVIDTKCHNALFVDKASKNYWGDDFHVYSVKWTPESLIMSVDGEEYGRIEPGRDGLRASLPKTCAGPQQTGMAPFDDHFYITLGLAVGGHTEFPDACVSKDHKKPWKDRASKATLNFWNDIDTWHDTWELPKLLVDYVKVVAL; encoded by the exons ATGAAATGGGACAATGGCATCGTTCAGGTCGGGAAAATAGAGGAAGCCAGTCCGTTCTTGTCGTGGCACGATCCTGATCCTTTCAAGGTCGCTTTCGTGGGAGTTCACACTGGTTTCGGGTCAACTGGCACTTGGAAGATCGATA aTGTCCCTTCTGAGCCAAAGAATATCGATAACG ATGTGTTTACGGAAGATAACGTGCAATACCAATTCTTCCCTGTGTACGGCACCTCGACAAAGTTTAAAGTGCACGCGCGAAATGACGCCCACATCGCTCTTGCCTCCATACCTCGGGAATCTGGACCCATGTATGAG ATCGTTATCGGAGGATGGTCGAACACAAAAAGCGTAATAAGAAGGAGAAGCTGCTTCCCATGGGAGAGAGAAGAAATCCAAACCCCGAACATTTTGGGCGGGAGCGAATACCGCGGCTTCTGGGTCAGGTGGGAGAGCGCCACGATCCTGGTGGGGCGCCAGGGCGAGGCCAAGCCCTTTATGACTTGGCTTGATCTGGAGCCCATGTCGGTATCCTATTTCGGCGTGCATACTGGCTTTGGAGCTACTGGCTTGTGGGATATTG ATAATTTACAAAACGGCGAAGGAAGCAAAT CTTTGTTACCTACGGGAGATAACACAGAGTATCAGTTTTTCCAAATATCGGGTCGCTCAGTGAACTTCAAGGTGCGGGCAAATAACGATGTCCATGTCGGTCTTTTCTCAGAACCCCGCGAAACAGACCCCATGTATGAG attgTTATTGGAGGTTGGGGAAATACAAAGAGCGTAATCAGAAAGAAATATTGCTACCAAAAAGTTGAAAAGGACGAAGTTTCGACACCAAATTACTTGAATGAGTATCAGGACCGCGGTTTCTGGGTGCGCTGGAAGAATGGAAAAATCTCGGTTGGACAGGAAGGCTCGAAGAGGGCGTTTATGTCATGGGACGATTTGAACCCCATACGTGTGACCCATATGGGATTACACACTGGATTTGGATCAACTGGCACTTGGAAAATCAAAA ATGAATCTCGTAACAACGCTGAAGAAC AGATTGTGACTGGTGATAGCCTCCAGTACCAGTACTTCCCGATATCAAGTACATCGCTGTATTTCAAAGTGCGGGCTCGCAACGACGTCCACGTTGGCCTTACATCAGGGCCCCAGGACACTGACCCTATGTatgag ATCGTCATTGGTGGTTGGGCTAACTCAAAGAGCGTGATTAGAAAAAGATGCTGCCTACCACCTGAGAGAGATGAAGTTCAGACTCCAGAAATCTTAGACGACGCCGGTTTCCGTACTTTCTGGATGAGTTGGGACAAGGGAAACGTTATGGCTGGGCGGGAGGGAGAAACGAGCCCCTTTTTGAAGTGGCAAGACCCTGATCCATTCCCTGTTAGCTACTTGGGCGTGCACACCGGTTTCGGGTCTAGCGGGACTTGGAAACTCGGATCTTCTACTATTGATGATCGAGTTAGCCACA GGCCAGTAGTAATCCCGCTTGTGCTGCCAGCGGAAACTCCGGCGCCGGCAGTGTGCGCGCCGACGCAGACGCGCCTGTTCACGGGCACCGCCTGTGCAGGGCAGGTCGTCTTCGAGGAGAACTTCGACGCCCTGCGTGAAGATGTGTGGCAGATCCAGCAGTACGTGCCCATTGACCACCCT GAGCTTCCTTTCGTGTCATACCAACGCTTCACAGTTTCCGTGAAAAATGGGTACCTCCGCATTACACCTGCATTGCAGCAGGTCCAGCCTGGTTTCACTTACTACAGCTTATATGGCTCCTTGGATCTATATAATGG ATGTACATCGGGACAGTCTTCTTCGTGCCATATAGAAGCTAGCGATGGCGCGTCCATCATACCACCGGTGGTGGGAGGTCGTCTCATCAGCAAATCTAGTTTTGCTTTTACGTATGGTATCATCAGTGTTCGAGCGAAATTACCTCAAGGCGATTGGATTTATCCAG AGATATTGCTAGAGCCGCTGATAAAGAAATATGTGTATGGAACTAAGAACTCGGGGATGCTGAAGATAGCGTGTGCACGTGGAAACTTAGATCTCACAAAGGGCACTACTCAGTTTGGAAATAAG gtactaTATAGTGGCCCCGTGATAGACACCAAGTGTCACAACGCGCTGTTTGTCGACAAAGCATCTAAAAACTATTGGGGCGACGATTTCCACGTATACTCCGTCAAATGGACCCCGG AGAGTTTGATCATGTCGGTGGATGGTGAGGAGTACGGGCGCATCGAGCCAGGGAGAGATGGTCTGCGCGCGAGTCTGCCAAAGACCTGCGCTGGTCCGCAACAAACGGGCATGGCTCCGTTTGACGACCAC TTTTACATAACCCTAGGGTTGGCAGTCGGAGGCCACACGGAGTTCCCCGACGCGTGCGTGTCCAAGGACCACAAGAAGCCGTGGAAGGACCGCGCGTCGAAGGCAACCCTGAACTTCTGGAACGACATCGACACCTGGCACGATACGTGGGAACTGCCAAAGCTGCTGGTCGACTACGTGAAAGTTGTTGCGTTGTGA
- the LOC134649772 gene encoding C3 and PZP-like alpha-2-macroglobulin domain-containing protein 8, translating to MRAVECVVLVVVFNFVCGQEDVETGDNLQYQFFPVVGSSVQLQVRAHNDAHIALSLHPRETDPLYEVVIGGWENTKSVIRKRVCSFQEKDAKPTPQYLSEDVFRGFWVHWDNGIVSAGREGETKAFLSWRDNEPFSIAAAGVHTGFGSKGVWKLQNASFEDIDVRNDDEHEQLQVKTGDSNKYQFFPVSGNMLRIKVRAGNDAHIALSSHPWESGPMYEASYKLRADLDGASSLAVGKTLKAQSDEDIASNKRRTVLRRLSS from the exons ATGCGTGCGGTGGAGTGTGTCGTGCTTGTTGTTGTTTTTAACTTTGTGTGTGGACAAGAAG ATGTAGAAACAGGGGACAACCTTCAGTACCAGTTTTTCCCGGTAGTGGGTAGCTCGGTgcagttacaagtgcgcgcgcacAACGATGCCCACATCGCGCTGTCCTTGCACCCAAGGGAGACGGATCCTCTTTATGAG GTTGTCATCGGAGGCTGGGAAAACACAAAAAGCGTGATCAGAAAGAGGGTTTGCTCATTTCAAGAAAAAGATGCAAAGCCGACACCGCAATACCTCAGCGAGGATGTGTTCCGAGGTTTCTGGGTGCATTGGGACAACGGGATAGTGTCAGCTGGGCGCGAGGGCGAGACGAAGGCGTTCCTTTCATGGCGAGATAATGAGCCCTTCTCTATTGCTGCTGCAGGAGTGCATACTGGATTTGGGTCAAAGGGTGTATGGAAGTTACAAA ATGCATCTTTTGAAGACATTGACGTAAGAAATGATGATGAGCATGAACAATTACAAG TGAAAACGGGCGATAGTAATAAGTACCAGTTCTTCCCGGTGTCGGGCAATATGCTTCGCATCAAGGTGCGCGCAGGCAACGATGCTCATATTGCGCTCTCCAGCCACCCGTGGGAGTCCGGCCCAATGTACGAGGCAAGTTACAaacttagggctgatttagacggcgc ATCGTCATTGGCGGTTGGGAAAACTCTAAAAGCGCAATCCGACGAAGATATTGCGAGCAACAAGAGAAGGACGGTCTTGCGACGCCTCAGTTCTTGA